The DNA region CGTTCCCGCAGTGGTACGCCGCGGTCTTCTCAGGTTTCTACGCGCCTTTGCTGTTGATATTGTTCGGGCTCATCGCGCGCGTGGTCTCGATCGAATGGCGCGGCAAAATCGAGGACCCCCGATGGCGCAGATGGTGCGACGCGGGCATCGGACTGGGCTCATGGCTGCCCGCGATCCTCTGGGGCGTCGTCTTCGCCGACATCGCGGTCGGCGTGCCGCTCACCCCTGACGGGTACGTCGACGGCGGGTTGTCCGACCTGCTGCAGCCAGCGGCCCTCCTCGGCGGCGCTGCCTCATGCCTCCTGTTCCTCGTGCACGGAGCCGTGTTCGTGGCGTTGAAGACGGACGGCGACGTGCGCGAAGCGGCGCGCAGGCTCGCGACGCGGCTCGTGTTCGCGGCCGCCGCCGCCATGCTCGCGCTCGGCGCTCTGGTCGCGTTGCGAAAGTCTGACGCGTTGCCTGCGCTGGCCGGGGCTGTCGGGGTCCTCTCGCTCGGCGCGGCCGCCCTCGCGCTGCGCGCTGTGCGCGAGGGCTGGTCGTTCCTGCTCACCAGCGTCGCGGTGCTGGCGCTGACCGTGCTGTTCTTCGGCTCGCTCTTCCCGGATCTCGTCGTCTCCGCTCCTTTCCCCGAACGCAGCATCACCATCGAGTCCGCCGCCTCAAGCCCCTACACCCTGAAAATCATGGCGTGGGCCGCTCTGCTCACGGGGCCGTTCGTCCTCGTCTACCAGAGTTGGAGCTACTGGGTCTTCCGCAAGCGCGTCTCCAAGGCGCATATCCCGCCTTCAATCGGTCTCAGCCTGCGCCCCGTGGCCCCGGCCGGCGGCCAGCCCCACGAGGAGAATTGAGCAGCGCCGATGCCGCCCCCATTCGATCCCCGGTTGGCCCGAGCGAGCCGCTCGGCGCGCTGGTACCTGGCCGCGACCGGCGCGATGGGCCTTGTCACAGCAGCGCTTGTCGTCGCTTCGGCGGTGCTGGTCTCCACCCTCGTGCAGCGCGTGGCCGCGCCGGGACAGGCGGGGGGCAACGCAGAGTTTGTCGCCCTGTTGGCGGCAGTGTTCGCCGCGCGCGCGGCGGTGGCCTGGCTGCACGCCAGATACAAGCACCGGGCGGCTCCCCGCGCTGTCGCCGAGTTGCAAACCGAGCTGCTCGTCCGCATGGCCGCCGCCGATCAGCGCACGGCTGCTCTGCATCGTGATCTTGCTGCCACGCTCGTGGCACGCGAGCTCGACGGGGTTCGCGCCTACCTCACGGGATATTTGCCCGCGCTCGTGTTGTCCGCGACGGTCACCCCCGTGACGGTCGTCGCCATCGCGGTGCTCGATCCCCTCTCTGGCGTGGTCGTCGCATGCGGGATTCCCCTCGTTGTGCTATTCATGGTTTTGATCGGCCAGTACAGCCAAGGGCGCTCGGCCAAGCGGCTCGCCGCGCTCTCCCGGCTGTCCGCCGAGCTCATGGACCTCGTCGCAGGTCTTGCGACACTGCGGGCTTTGGGCAGAGAGTTCGGGCCCGCGCGTCGGGTGCGCGAGCTCGGCCGCGCGCATTATCGGGCGAGCATGGCCACCTTGCGCACTGCTTTCCTGTCCAGCCTCGCGTTAGAGCTGCTCACAACATTCTGCGTCGCCATCGTCGCTGTCATGGTGGGGCTCCGGCTCGTCAACGGCCAGATGGGCCTGTTCGCCGGGCTCGCGGCGCTGATGCTCGCCCCGGAGGCATACGCGCCGATCCGGTCGGTCGGCGCGCAGTTCCACGCGGCCCAAGACGGCGCGGCCGCCTGCGCGAAGGCCTTCGAGCTGCTCGAATGCCTGCCTGTTCGACAGCGGGGCAACCGCACGGGCGAAGCGGCCTCGGCGCTGCGGCTGTGCTCGCTCACAGTGGCGGGCCGGGACGCGAACGCCCCGGAGCGCATGGACGCGGTCCTGCGCCCCGGCGAGATCACTGTGCTCACTGGACCGAATGGAAGCGGCAAATCCACGACGCTTCGTGTGCTGCTCGGACTGGTCTCGCCCGACCAGGGCGAGGCTTTTCTCGGCGACACGCCGATCCGGGAGCTTGAGCCGCGATGGTGGTGGGACCAGGTTTTTTGGGTTCCGCAGCAACCAGTGCTGCGCCCAGGGGAGATCGGATCGAATGTCGGGCTCTCGCTCGGAGAGGTCCAACGTGTCGCGCTGGCCCGCGCGCTGGCTTCGTCCGCGCAGGTGTATCTGCTCGACGAGCCCACAGCGCACTTGGACGCGGACTCGCAGGCCCAGCTGCTGCGCTGCCTGCGGGAAAAAGCCCAATCCGGGGCGACGGTTGTGGTGGTCTCGCACCGCCCCGCGGTTGTGGAAGCCGCCGACGAGGTGGTTCGTTTCGGCCCGCGAGTCCGGGAGCGCGCCTGTGGCTGAGTTCTGGGGGGTGCGGCGAGGCGTCGCTTTGCTGTCCTTGCGCCCGGCGCGGGTCGCGCTCGCGCTCTGCGCCGGGGCGGCGACGCATCTGTGCGCGCTCGCGCTCACCGCGCTCTCCGGTTGGCTGATCCTGCGGGCTTGGCAAATGCCCCCGGTGCTCTCCCTCTCCATCGCCATCGTCGCGGTCCGCGCGCTCGGCCTTTCCCGAGGGCTTTTCCGGTATCTCGACCGGTTGGCCGCGCACCGGGTGGCGCTCGGCGGGCTCGTCGGCGCGCGCGAACGGGTGTACTCGGCGTTGGCCGCTGGGAACCCGTCCGCGACATGCGGCATGCGTCGAGGAGAGCTTGCCGAACGTCTCATGGCCGACCTCGACGCTGTCGGCGATGTGGTGGTCCGGGCGCTGTTGCCGTTCGGGGTCGCTCTTGTGACAGCGGCTTCGGCGGTGATCGCGATGGTGTTTTTCGCCCCGGGGGCCGCCGTGGTCCTCGCGATGGCCGCAGTCCTTGTGATCGGCGCAGTCCCCCTGCTCGCCGTGCGCGCCGCGCGCGCGGACGAAGAGGCGGGCGTGCTCGCGCAGACCACATACGTGGCGGAGGCGGCGACCGTTCTGGAACATTGCGACGAGCTCCAGGTCGCTGGGGCGTTGCCGAAGGCATTGGCAGTGATCGGCGATTCCCAGTCCAGCGTTGTCGCGGCTCGGGACAGAGCGGCGAAGCCCCATGCCTGGGCGGCTGCCGCATTGCCGTTCGGGACGGGGCTCGCCGTGTTGGCGGTGTTCAGCGACACCGGGTTGGCCCAATCCGCCTCGGCGCATCCGGCGGCGCTCGCCGTTGCGGTGTTCTTGGCGCTCGCCGCGTTCGACGCGGCTTCCGCCTTGCCGGAGGCGGCCGGGCGCTTGGTGGTGGCGAACGCGGCGGCGGTCCGCGTCCTTGGCCTTCTCGACAGGGCCGGGACACGCGCGGGGTCGCGGTCGGACCGGGGCCGGCCGCCTGCCGCTGTGGCTCCTGCGCACATCCGGGCGGAGGAGCTTGCCGTGGGTTGGTCCGCCTCCTCGGCTCAGCGGCTCGGCAGCATCGACATCGCCCCTGGCTCCCGGCTCGCGGTGCTCGGCCCGAGCGGCAGCGGCAAAACGACGTTCCTGTTGACGCTCGCCGGCCTTGTGCGGCCCCAAGGCGGCGAGGTGCGCGGGCTGGCGCCCGATCCTGCGGCGTTGCGCGCCCAGGTGGCGTATTTCCCTGAGGACGGCCATCTGTTCGCCACCACGGTCCGAGAGAACCTTTTGGTGGCGAATGGCGCGGCGGCCGCGGACGAGATCGAAGCCGCCCTCGCAGCCGTGGACATGCTCAGCTGGGCGCGCGGGCTCCCCCAAGGGATGGACACCGTCCTGACCGGGGGAGCGCAGGCCGTGTCGGCTGGGCAGCGCAGGCGGCTGTTGCTCGCGCGGGCATTGGTCTCGCAGGCCCCGGTGCTGCTTTTGGACGAGCCGACCGAACACCTGGACGCACAGTCCTCAGCGGTGTTGCTCCGCAGGCTGCTCACGCCAGAGGGCTCCTTGGTCCCCGCCGGACGCACGGTCGTCCTCGCGACGCATCATCGTGAAGCAGTGTCGGGTTGTCGCGCGCTGGAAATGCCCGCGAAGGGGGCGAACCGGTGACCGGCGCGCTCAACGGTTTCGCGGTCATTTTCGTCCTGGTGGCGATTGGTTATTGCACGGCGAGGTTCCGGGTGCTCGGCGAGCACGGCGTCGTCGTGCTCGCCCGCCTCGTCTACTCCGTCGCCACCCCGGCCCTCTTGTTCGAGATGCTCGCGAAAACACCGATGTCCTCGGTCTTCTCGCCCGAAGTCCTCGTCGCGGGGGCGGCCGTGCTCGTGATCGCCACAACGTATTTCTTCGTGGCCAGGTTGCTCTGGCACAAGGACATGCAGTCGAGCGTGCTCGGCATGCTCGCCGCCTCGTACGCCAATTCGACGAACCTCGGCATCCCGATCGCCGCCTTCATCCTCGGCGGGCAGCAGTACGTCACGCCGCTTGTGCTTTTCCAAATGGTCTTCTACCAGCCGTTCGCGATCATGCTGCTCAGCCTTGGCAAGTCCGTTCCGGGCAAACGGCGCCTCGTGGAGGCTTTGCGCGGCTTCGCGAACCCGATGCTCGTCGGCGGACTGCTCGGCGTGGCGGCGAGCGCAACCGGATTGCCGCGGCCGGTGTTCTTGGACTCCTCGCTCGCCATGATCGGGGCAATGACCGTGCCCTCGGCCCTTTTGGTCTTCGGGATGTCGTTCGTCGCAGGCTCGACGTCGGATCAGGAGAAGGCTTCTCGGCGCGAGCTCTGGTTCGCGGTCCTGCTCAAGAGCGTCGCCTACCCGGTTGTCGCCTATGCGCTCGCCCGTTTCGCGTTCGGCTTGGACATGTCCGCCGCGCGGGCTGCGACGGTGCTCGCCGCCTTGCCGACCGCGAACATGGTGTATGTCCTTGCGGTCCGGCACAACCGTTGCCAAAGTCTGGCACGAGACGTCTCGCTGGCGACCACCCTCGTTTCGATTCCCGTCGTGTTCGCGATTGTCTGGTTCTTCGGCTGAGCTCATGCCAAGCGGACAAGTTCGAAGACAGGATTTCGGCGAGCCCCGCCCGATTGGTATTCAGTGAAAGCAGCAAGCCCGCTCCACGAGCGCTCGCATGCTCGCCTCGTGGTCCTCGCCGAAAAGCTCGCGAGCGGGCTCCCGAAGAACAATTTTGTTCGCCAGTTCGGTATTCCGCGCAATTCGGGCCGCACTTCGCTGACCTGGGAATTTTTTCATATTTCATAAAAATGATCCGGGAAGCCGATGGGGTCGGAGAATTCGCCGATGCCATGCCTCACAGAATTTGTTAGCATGGCAAGGCGCGCATGTCGTGCGATGAATGGCATCGGAAGGAACCAGTTTCATGACAAACACCTCCAGCAACTCGAAGGCCAAAGACAGCACGAAAGACGAAGAAGCGGCGGACGGCACTCGCGCCCGCAGCGCTATCACGGGAAAGTTCGTGAAAGAATCCACGGCGAAACGCCATCCGAAGAACACAGTCGTCGAGTCCACGGACAACGACGGCGCCGAGAAAAATTCGGACGGCAAACAGCCGAGGAGCGCTATCACGGGAAAGTTCGTGAAAGAGTCCACGGCGCAGCGCCATCCGAAACAGACGGTGGGCAAGACGTACAACAGGTCGTCGGCAAAGGACTGAACGCATCCTTGTGGCGAGTCCCGTCGAACGCCGGACGGATTCGAAGGCAGGGAGCGCGCAGCGCTCAGCAGCTCCGTGATCCCGTCCTGGTCCACGGGCCGACCGCAATGCGGCCCGTGGACCAGGACGCTCCTTGCCTCGCTTCGCGTGTCACACGGGGCTGATCGGCAGATACAGTCGCGTGTCACACAGGGCTGATCGGCAGATACACTTGTGCGCCCGCCTCGGCGAACTCGCGAGACTTCTGCTCGAAGCCTTCGGCGATGAGGGCCTCGTGCGCGGCGGCTTGCTCCCTGATGTCGGCGGAGATCCGCATCGAGCAGAACTTCGGCCCGCACATCGAGCAGAAGTGCGCTTTTTTCGCGGGCTCGGCGGGCAGCGTCTCGTCGTGGTAAGCCATTGCGGTGTCCGGGTCGAGCGACAGCGCGAACTGATCGTGCCAGCGGAACTCGAACCGGGCCTTCGAGAGCGCGTCGTCGCGCTCCTGGGCTTTGGGGTGCCCCTTGGCCAGGTCTGCGGCGTGGGCTGCGATCTTGTAGGCGATCACGCCCGCTTTCACATCGTCGCGGTTCGGCAGGCCCAGATGCTCCTTGGGAGTGACGTAGCAGAGCATCGCGGTTCCTGCTTGCGCGATGATCGCGGCGCCGATCGCGGAGGTGATGTGATCGTATGCTGGAGCGATGTCCGTGGCCAGCGGCCCGAGCGTGTAGAAGGGGGCCTCCTCGCAGAGCTCTTCCTCCAAGCGGACGTTCTCCACGATCTTGTGCATCGGGACGTGTCCGGGCCCTTCGATCATGACTTGCACCCCGTGGGATTTCGCGATTTTGGTGAGTTCGCCCAAAGTCCGCAGCTCGGCGAATTGCGCCTCGTCGTTGGCGTCGGCGATGGAACCAGGTCGAAGGCCGTCCCCGAGGGAGAAGGTCACGTCGTAGTCGCGCAAGATCTCGCACAGCTCCGCAAAGTGCGTGTAGAGGAAAGACTCCTGATGGTGCGCCAGGCACCACGCGGCCATGATCGAGCCGCCGCGCGAGACGATGCCGGTGACGCGCTTGGCGGTGAGCGGCACATGGCGCAGCAGCACTCCGGCGTGCACGGTCATGTAGTCCACGCCTTGCTCGCACTGTTCGAGGACGGTCTCGCGATACAGCTCCCAGGTGAGCTTGACCGGGTCGCCGTTCGCTTTCTCGAGCGCCTGGTAGATCGGGACCGTGCCCACCGGCACGGGGGAGTTGCGCAGGATCCATTCCCGCGTCTCGTGGATGTCGTTGCCGGTGGAGAGGTCCATGATGTTGTCCGCGCCCCACCGGGTGGCCCACACCATCTTTTCGACCTCTTCGGCGACGGAGGAGGTGACGGCCGAGTTGCCGATGTTGGCGTTGATTTTCACCCGGAAGGCTTTGCCGATGACCATCGGTTCGACTTCGGGGTGGTTGCGGTTGGCGGGAATGACCGCGCGCCCCGCCGCGACCTCGCGCAGGACCAGTTCCGGGGCCACGCCTTCCCGAACGGCGATGAAACGCATCTCAGGTGTGAGGACCCCGGCGCGGGCGTGTTCGAGCTGGGTGCGGAACGGCCCCCCGGGGCGGGACCACTGATCGCGCAGTTTCGGCAAGCCCCGGCGCAGGTCGATGGCCGGATTGTCTTCGGTGTACGGGCCGGAGGCGTCGTACAGGTCCACGTTCTCGCCGTTGGTGAGGTGCACCCGGCGCACGGGCACGCGCAGCTCGCCATGCTGTTCGTACTGTTTGGCACTGCCGGTGAGCGGCCCAAGGGTGAGCGCGTGCGCGTCCGGGTCGGTGTGGCCGCTGCGGCGTGAGGCCTGCGCTCCTGCTGCGATAGTCATATGAAGTGCTCCCTACGTCGGTGTTAACCGGACAGGTTCAGTCGGTCGGCAGGTCGTCCTGCCCTCTCAGCCCGCGTCCACGGGCCCCCGAGCGATGTGTGCGGCCAGGCTGTCGACCGCAGGCCCAGCCTACAGCGCGAATCTCGCCGCCGTCGGCCAATCCCGCGCGGGACGCGCCTCCGCCGTCGCGCCTTCGCCGGGCGCGCGTGTTCTGGTAGGCTTTTTTGGTCCCAGTCTCGCAAGGCGCAGACCGCAACGAGCTGCCGAGAAGAAAGTCCGGCGAACTGGCCACCACCGCAGACCTATGCGCCTGATAAGGACTTTCAGCATGCAGCCCCGGGCTTTGCCGCGAGCGGCTCGGCCGGCTGGCGGCTTCTTGAAGGGCCGAGTCGGCGGATACTGTGTACCGAAGGAGTGTCTTGCACGTTTCAGAGTCCCCCCTGCCTCTCGCAGGGCTCGCGACTCTCATCGCGCGGCCCCTCGGCGCGATGGCGGGCGGGCGCGACGGCGGCCAGATCCTTTCCCCGTCCGGCGCGCTGGCGTTCGTCGTGTCGGCGGTGGCGCAGAGCGGCCCCGCGTTGGTGGTCGTGCCGGGGGAGCGGGAAGCCGGGACGCTCGCGCAGGAGCTCGCCGACCTCATCGGCGCGCAACGCGTCGTTCTCGTCCCGGCCTGGGAGACTTTGCCCCACGAGCGGCTTTCGCCGAGCCTTCGCGTCGTCGGAGAGCGTCTATGGGGATTGCGCCGCTTCTTAGGGCGAGAGCCGAGCGAAGGCCGAGCGCCCGATGTCGCCGTCATGAGCGCGCGGTCGTTCATCCAGCCCGTCGAACCCGCTGTGCTCGACGTCGAGCCGGTGCGATTGCGGGTCGGCCGCGAGGAGGACCTGACAGAGCTCGCCGAGCAGCTGACCGCGCTGGGCTACACGCGAGTGGACTTGGTCGCCGAGCGCGGCGACTTCGCGGTGCGAGGCGGGATCCTGGATGTTTTCTCGCCCCTGGACGACCACCCGGTGCGGGTCCAGTTCTGGGGCGACGAAATCACGGAGCTGCGGTCCTTCTCGGTGATCGACCAGCGTTCGCTCAGCGGCGGGTCGGAAAACGGCGCCGGACAAGACCGGACGGAGCTCATCGCCCCGCCAGTTCGAGAATTGCTCATCACACCGGAGGTCCGCGAGCGGGCTCGCGCCGTGGCGGACGGCGCCTCCATGCCCGCGCCGGTTCTCGAGGCGCTCGCCAAACTGGCCGAAGGGGTCGCGACTCCCGGTGTGGAAGCGTTGCGGGACGTGTTGTCGGGGGCGCCGCTGAAGAGCCTGGCCGATATGCTCGAACCTGGAACGCGGCTCGTGCTCGGCGAGGTCGAGCGGGTCGCCGCCCGCGCGGTCGACCTCATCCGCACCGACGAGGAATTCCGCGCCGCCGCCTGGCAGGCCGCGTCCGAGGAATCGGCTCCGATCGACAGCACGGGCTGCGCGTACCGCGATGTGGCGTCTCTGCGAGAGCAAGCTCGGGCGCGGGGTTGCGCGATCTGGGAGGTCTCCTCCCTGCCGAACCCGGCCCAGCTCGACTTCGGGCTCTCGCTGCCAGAGGTCGCGCGTCCCGGCGAGCCGGTGCTCGAATCCGTCGTCGTCGCGCTCCGAGGCCAATTGGCCTCCGGTGGCGTCGCAGTGGTGGTCGCCCAAGGCCAAGGCACCGTGCAGCGCGTTGTGGAGCAGCTGCGCGCAGCGGATCTTCCCGTGCGTGCCGGGGCGGGCGGCGAGACCCCGCAAGCGGGCGTGGTGACTGTTCTGCGCGGCGCTTTGGCGAACGGCGTCCGGCTGGCCCCGCCCGGTGGCGGCGCTGTGCCCGACCCGCCGAACGTCCTCGTCCTCACCGAGGCGGAGCTGACGGGCGCGAAGACGACGAATATCGGACCGCCCAAACGGCTCGGCACGCGAAGGCGCGACCAAGTGGACCCGCTCGCGCTCAAAGCGGGCGACTATGTGGTGCACGACCAGCACGGCATCGGGCGGTTCGTGGAACTGGTGGAACGGACTGTTGGCGGAGCCAGACGCGAGTACGTGGTCGTGGAGTACGCCTCCAGCAAACGAGGCCATCCGCCTGATCGGCTCTATGTCCCGATGGACGCCCTCGACCAGCTCAGCCGGTACGTCGGCGGCGAGTCCCCGGCGTTGTCGAAGATGGGCGGCTCGGACTGGGCGACAACCAAGCGCCAGGCCCGCAAGGCGGTGCGCGAAGTCGCCTCCGAGCTGGTCCGCCTCTATGCGGCGCGGCAAAGCGCCAAGGGCCATGCTTTCGGCCCGGACTCCCCGTGGCAGAGCGAACTCGAAGGCGCTTTCGCCCACGCGCCGACTCCGGACCAGTTGACCACCATCGGCGAGGTGAAGGCGGATATGGAGCGCGAGGTCCCCATGGACCGAGTCGTCTGCGGGGACGTGGGCTTCGGCAAGACCGAGATCGCGGTGCGCGCCGCGTTCAAAGCAGTCCAGGACGGCAAACAGGTCGTGGTGCTCGCTCCGACGACGCTGCTCGCCGAC from Segniliparus rotundus DSM 44985 includes:
- the cydB gene encoding cytochrome d ubiquinol oxidase subunit II, translating into MDLTHVWFFLVAVLFGGYFLLDGFDFGVGMLIPILGRGDETKRRVLLNSIGPVWDGNEVWVITAAGAMFAAFPQWYAAVFSGFYAPLLLILFGLIARVVSIEWRGKIEDPRWRRWCDAGIGLGSWLPAILWGVVFADIAVGVPLTPDGYVDGGLSDLLQPAALLGGAASCLLFLVHGAVFVALKTDGDVREAARRLATRLVFAAAAAMLALGALVALRKSDALPALAGAVGVLSLGAAALALRAVREGWSFLLTSVAVLALTVLFFGSLFPDLVVSAPFPERSITIESAASSPYTLKIMAWAALLTGPFVLVYQSWSYWVFRKRVSKAHIPPSIGLSLRPVAPAGGQPHEEN
- a CDS encoding ABC transporter ATP-binding protein/permease, producing MPPPFDPRLARASRSARWYLAATGAMGLVTAALVVASAVLVSTLVQRVAAPGQAGGNAEFVALLAAVFAARAAVAWLHARYKHRAAPRAVAELQTELLVRMAAADQRTAALHRDLAATLVARELDGVRAYLTGYLPALVLSATVTPVTVVAIAVLDPLSGVVVACGIPLVVLFMVLIGQYSQGRSAKRLAALSRLSAELMDLVAGLATLRALGREFGPARRVRELGRAHYRASMATLRTAFLSSLALELLTTFCVAIVAVMVGLRLVNGQMGLFAGLAALMLAPEAYAPIRSVGAQFHAAQDGAAACAKAFELLECLPVRQRGNRTGEAASALRLCSLTVAGRDANAPERMDAVLRPGEITVLTGPNGSGKSTTLRVLLGLVSPDQGEAFLGDTPIRELEPRWWWDQVFWVPQQPVLRPGEIGSNVGLSLGEVQRVALARALASSAQVYLLDEPTAHLDADSQAQLLRCLREKAQSGATVVVVSHRPAVVEAADEVVRFGPRVRERACG
- the cydC gene encoding thiol reductant ABC exporter subunit CydC yields the protein MAEFWGVRRGVALLSLRPARVALALCAGAATHLCALALTALSGWLILRAWQMPPVLSLSIAIVAVRALGLSRGLFRYLDRLAAHRVALGGLVGARERVYSALAAGNPSATCGMRRGELAERLMADLDAVGDVVVRALLPFGVALVTAASAVIAMVFFAPGAAVVLAMAAVLVIGAVPLLAVRAARADEEAGVLAQTTYVAEAATVLEHCDELQVAGALPKALAVIGDSQSSVVAARDRAAKPHAWAAAALPFGTGLAVLAVFSDTGLAQSASAHPAALAVAVFLALAAFDAASALPEAAGRLVVANAAAVRVLGLLDRAGTRAGSRSDRGRPPAAVAPAHIRAEELAVGWSASSAQRLGSIDIAPGSRLAVLGPSGSGKTTFLLTLAGLVRPQGGEVRGLAPDPAALRAQVAYFPEDGHLFATTVRENLLVANGAAAADEIEAALAAVDMLSWARGLPQGMDTVLTGGAQAVSAGQRRRLLLARALVSQAPVLLLDEPTEHLDAQSSAVLLRRLLTPEGSLVPAGRTVVLATHHREAVSGCRALEMPAKGANR
- a CDS encoding AEC family transporter, translated to MTGALNGFAVIFVLVAIGYCTARFRVLGEHGVVVLARLVYSVATPALLFEMLAKTPMSSVFSPEVLVAGAAVLVIATTYFFVARLLWHKDMQSSVLGMLAASYANSTNLGIPIAAFILGGQQYVTPLVLFQMVFYQPFAIMLLSLGKSVPGKRRLVEALRGFANPMLVGGLLGVAASATGLPRPVFLDSSLAMIGAMTVPSALLVFGMSFVAGSTSDQEKASRRELWFAVLLKSVAYPVVAYALARFAFGLDMSAARAATVLAALPTANMVYVLAVRHNRCQSLARDVSLATTLVSIPVVFAIVWFFG
- the thiC gene encoding phosphomethylpyrimidine synthase ThiC, whose amino-acid sequence is MTIAAGAQASRRSGHTDPDAHALTLGPLTGSAKQYEQHGELRVPVRRVHLTNGENVDLYDASGPYTEDNPAIDLRRGLPKLRDQWSRPGGPFRTQLEHARAGVLTPEMRFIAVREGVAPELVLREVAAGRAVIPANRNHPEVEPMVIGKAFRVKINANIGNSAVTSSVAEEVEKMVWATRWGADNIMDLSTGNDIHETREWILRNSPVPVGTVPIYQALEKANGDPVKLTWELYRETVLEQCEQGVDYMTVHAGVLLRHVPLTAKRVTGIVSRGGSIMAAWCLAHHQESFLYTHFAELCEILRDYDVTFSLGDGLRPGSIADANDEAQFAELRTLGELTKIAKSHGVQVMIEGPGHVPMHKIVENVRLEEELCEEAPFYTLGPLATDIAPAYDHITSAIGAAIIAQAGTAMLCYVTPKEHLGLPNRDDVKAGVIAYKIAAHAADLAKGHPKAQERDDALSKARFEFRWHDQFALSLDPDTAMAYHDETLPAEPAKKAHFCSMCGPKFCSMRISADIREQAAAHEALIAEGFEQKSREFAEAGAQVYLPISPV
- the mfd gene encoding transcription-repair coupling factor; its protein translation is MAGGRDGGQILSPSGALAFVVSAVAQSGPALVVVPGEREAGTLAQELADLIGAQRVVLVPAWETLPHERLSPSLRVVGERLWGLRRFLGREPSEGRAPDVAVMSARSFIQPVEPAVLDVEPVRLRVGREEDLTELAEQLTALGYTRVDLVAERGDFAVRGGILDVFSPLDDHPVRVQFWGDEITELRSFSVIDQRSLSGGSENGAGQDRTELIAPPVRELLITPEVRERARAVADGASMPAPVLEALAKLAEGVATPGVEALRDVLSGAPLKSLADMLEPGTRLVLGEVERVAARAVDLIRTDEEFRAAAWQAASEESAPIDSTGCAYRDVASLREQARARGCAIWEVSSLPNPAQLDFGLSLPEVARPGEPVLESVVVALRGQLASGGVAVVVAQGQGTVQRVVEQLRAADLPVRAGAGGETPQAGVVTVLRGALANGVRLAPPGGGAVPDPPNVLVLTEAELTGAKTTNIGPPKRLGTRRRDQVDPLALKAGDYVVHDQHGIGRFVELVERTVGGARREYVVVEYASSKRGHPPDRLYVPMDALDQLSRYVGGESPALSKMGGSDWATTKRQARKAVREVASELVRLYAARQSAKGHAFGPDSPWQSELEGAFAHAPTPDQLTTIGEVKADMEREVPMDRVVCGDVGFGKTEIAVRAAFKAVQDGKQVVVLAPTTLLADQHLRTFSERMAPFPVTVKGLSRFTDPAESKDTVAKVADGQVDVLIGTHRVLQSKVKFKDLGLVIVDEEQRFGVEHKEHIKALRVNVDVLTLSATPIPRTLEMSLTGIRDMSTILTPPEERFPVLTYVGAHDEKQVAAALRRELVRDGQVFYIHNRVSSIDKTAARLKELVPEARVAIAHGQMGEEQLEATAEAFWRGEHDILVCTTIVESGLDIANANTLVVERADTLGLAQLHQLRGRVGRGGERAFAYFLYDPERSLSETAHERLATIAQHSSLGSGMAVAMRDLEIRGAGNVLGHEQSGHIAGVGFDLYIRLVGEAVVAYRAALDGEEIPTAPSEVRIDLPVDAHIPVAYVASERLRLEAYRGLASAEDHAQLEAKTAELEDRYGPVPPEVARLREIAELKLLCRRHAITEAAVAGRRLRLSPVSLLDSQQVRLARLFPGSQWRATSGVLTVPLPSSGFGEAAPDGSALIDFVRRVVHAIHAPPQAQSQSAGASASQRAVPAAGGAR